The region TGTAAAATAAGTGtaactttaaatttattcaTCACGCGAGTTTAAATTAAGGGTATTTTTGCTTCAATTTGAGTATTCATTATTGGAGATGTGAATGAATCTCACATCGGATAATAGAAGGAAAGCCGAATGGCTTATAAATCGAGGTTTGCAATATTTAGCACAAACCACTTGATTTTATGTAGGGTACACCCTAGTTCAAACTCAATTGCACTTGAGCGGGAGTGTTTGATCCAAGCCGAGGCTCGATTATATTTGAGTGAAAATGATGAATGAATTCTATATTGAATAATTGAAAGAAAGTCAAATAATCAATTTGCGTTGTGCAATATAAGATCCAATATGTCACCTGGTTCCACCCTACGAGGGCTTATGATATTTCTACATTCATGAATTCAAGCTCATATAGCTCCATCCCACAATTAAACGATGGTGGATTTTATGTAAATGTAGTGAAAATCctatttagataaatttttaaactaaatatataatGGTACTATTAtaggaaaaaataattttttttttaaatagactgCATTCACCATGAACATGGTCAATCATATTAGAATCATATCATGATAATATAATctcgtttaataaaatttatacataTGACATGGTTGGTATAGCTTATCCAAAACTTTCTCGAAGAAAAAAAACTGAAATACATTTTTTATTGGGAAAGAAAAAACACATTTATACTATTAATccatatttttttcttgttcttttttttGTGACGAGTACTCATTCCCCTAGCCGAAACTCATGATTACTGTCAAATCTTGAAATGTGGACCGCCCGCAAATCCACATATCTGACAAATCTgggctataatggccagcaTTCCAATCCCAATTACTCCAAATTTAGAAAGGGCGTAGCGAAATTTAATATCCGCGATCTTGACACCCAAATGGCTAAGTCTTGGACCACTAAACTAAATCCGTGCAGGTTTTTTGTTTATTCCTTGAATGTGCTAAAGAGGAATAAAAATTTCCAACATCCATCACCGTACTCTACAGTTTTAAGTGATGGCCTTATTTTGCTCTTCCACACGAGTTTTTTTTTGGCTAAAtccatctagaggcccttgtacaatatcatttttgttcaaaaagcccctgtactatttttttattcttcaggtccctctacttacataattttagattttcaggtccttttttagttttttccagtccctctacttacaatttttttgttcctccagtccctcaaaaggacctaaaaatcggaattttgtcaagtacagggacctgaagaacaaaaaaatagtacaagggctttttaaacaaaaatgatatagtacaagggtctctagatgggtttagccttttttttttcataagttTGTACTATACCCATAATTTATCATGTGTTGCCCTGTCTTTTGACACATACCAAAACTTGAACCTTCATAAGGATCATAATGCCTGTACGTACCAAAACTAGTGGCTTAAGTTTTGACACTACTTCTATACTTAGCTTGTATGATACAGCCAATTCATTTAATCCACCAGCATATATAAGTTAGTGGtgttacatatatatttaatacgGCATTGAAACTTTCACATAAAGCTTTGCTTAGTACATATACACATGCTGTGTGGATGTAGTTTAGATAATTACATTTGCTATTGTGGGATTATAAGCTGAATGTAAGGCTATAAATGAACCGAGCAACTCGCCTTGAACTCACTCGTTAGTTTAAATgaactatttcatattttaatttctgTTGGTTTATTTAAACGAATTGAACTTGAGTTTAGTAGTCTTCATTTCGTTACGTTTGCGAATGACTCGTACATGAGCTCACAAGCTGACTCAATTATAAAATTGTGAACGGGTTCGTAAATACGTGTTTAGAATATAATGTTATATACcctatcaaaaataaaaatagaataattactatcgttttaattaaaaatttaggaaaGTTAATTTTATgctgtatttttataattaattaaagaatatCAAGTAAGAAAATAAAGGTATCTTACTTAGCAAATTGTGCTCTTATTATTGTGATATACATTAACTATATAGAAATGATACTTTAAGATGGGAAATGCTACCTTTGATTTTCTCTACTTATCTGATTAATTTAGAAATCacaatatgtaaattaaattataatttttgagaCAGTTCCATGAAGCAAATATAAAAAAGCCTAATGCTATAACTTTCTGTTCCAATAAgtaattatatctaaattccaaaaaatatatatattttaaagagGCAGTCCTCTTTCTAAGAGATATTCTCATACatcaattatattattttctttaaaaatgcATCAAATTGCACATTGAAAGAATATGAATATATCATGTATGTACGTTCTATACAAATTCTCtcaccatttttttttcttaaaagaaagagagaaaaacccttcaaaatatataattgcAAAAATACTTGTAGGCGTAGTTGTAGCACATGGAAAGAATCAAGAAacacaaaacatatatatataaaaaagtttttaagtttaaatatatatgttggTAGGTTCTAAATTAATGAAAGGTCAACCCAATTGGATAATTTTCATATCTATTTGATGCTCTTCATTCCTTTGGGACAAAAAGAGAAGCCTAATAATAATCAAAGGTTTGGTAttccttttatatatatatatactccttATGTTTCATATACAAATATCGACCTATAGCATATATTcttatttctttatttatcccatatttgaaaatataaaatccaaaaaaaaaaactaaaatagggaaaagatagaaaaacaaaaacaaaattgatgTTATTTTAGAGAAAAATAAAGAGCAATCATGGCCATCAAAACATATCCTTGGTCCCTCCATCATTTACTCTTGACTGCCCAAAAGAATGTAATAAACGTGAATGCTAACACCATCATCCGATCCAAGATACTTTAAGCCTACACAAACATACATTCCTAAATTGGCCCCACTTGTATATTACTCCGTCCTAAATATACcgtttaaaataaaacataaacattaaagaaaatttatttaagtaaagcaattttttttagataatttgagtaaaatagtttaatttacaaaaactagctaatcaaattttaaagacTCAAGTAAAAATTTGTTCCCTTAACTTGAAAGTAATGAACAactaacatataaattaattttgtggacaAATCAGTTATTAACTTACTAATTGTGGATAGTTAGCTATATTTTGACAAATTAGCTtataagttgagggggtaaattgTTAATTGAAGGGACaaattgcttacaagttgaaaggataaattgccaaaatgaaATTAGTTGTCCAGAATCAGTAAGTTCATAACTGAttttccataaaattaatttatgtgttaattactCATAATTGTTTATAAGTTTGAGGAGAcaaattgctatttaagtcatattttaaataatataactttgtaattttttaatgtattataccataattaataaGGATATAATTTGGAGAAAAAAAACTTCGAATAATGTCTATGAATTTGGAACGGGAGAAGTAGTACTATTTTCAAGCTTATAATATATCTTTCTATAGCAGAAATAAATAATCAGAATTAAGGgctaaaaaaatagtacaaaaataattaaaatgattcTAAAATACACATACCATATACAAAAAAATCTTGAGAGTAGCTATTTTATTGATTAGATGGGTATGTATGTCTCCTTGAGGCTTAATTTTGAAGTTTCGtagattttgtttttctttttgtataGACCTAAGTTGGTATTTATTAATTTGGGGTTATTATGATGTGATTTAATAATAGTTGTAATGAGAAGGGGTGGTGGTGGTCCATCAAGTACACTGCTCATTTACCTTGCATATCAAGCAACCCCTAATTCCTccccctctctctctctctgcaACATAACATTCATGCCAAAAGAATCATCATCACCACTTCAGCTCATAACCCATGTGAGCTCCTACATTTCTTtcattcttttattattttccttataaaatgtttttctttttactctattaaaactatattttagttttttagagCTTTAAAATCTGTTAATTATGCTTATAATCGatccaagaaaataaaatagtaatacTAATTTTTCATTATACAAtgttcttaattaattttacgtCCTTTATACCTTTTATCTTTCTTGATTAAACTagtatcaaaaaattaattaatttatttgtatacGGATATACTATGGTTTCTTGAATTTCTTGATATAATATATTGTGGTTTCTTGATTTCTTGAAATGGCTTTTGAACGTAACAGCTAAGAGTGTAGGCCGTTTCTTTCCTTTTGCTTTAGTAGTCAAGATGGTCTCAAAACAAAGGTATGAgtgaatattatttatatattatgctTTAGCTAtataaagaattttaaaattaaaaaataaatttggttctgttttaattaatttataaactttatatCCTGTTTTCtatatctttaatttatttctctCTCTAAATCTTTGTTTCTTTCTCTCACATAAACCGCTTACATACTCCTCTTAAATCTTAAAGTTGGTGTGTCTAACCTTGAGCctacctttttctttttttcttcttattcttAGCTTCAGTTAAAGTTAAGAGACTCTAGAGAGAGATAGAGATTTTTTGTGTTCTTTTTTCATGGTTAAAGCAAGTTTTATAGCTCTATTTTACTCCCACAGTCTCTTCTTTTCCTCTTCTTGATCTTCTTTCTACCTCAACTTAGCTTCTCTCTTCttagttctttattttattttcttcatgataaatgaactaaaatatttaaatttgaactCTTGATCTTGTTTCCTCATCCGGGTATTGCTTAGTTTCTTGATTTAAGCTTAGTTAGGTTTTTATGCACATATCATAGGGTTTCTTAatcttttcttgtttttttttttgatacacAACTCAAAACAAGCTCAAGAAAACTCATATTTTCTTATTCATATTTTGGTTTTCAAGTTCAGCCTATTCAAGAAAACTCTTCTTTATCAGATCTCaaattcttgatttttttggttttgagaAGGGATATGAGTGGCAAAATATCGTATAAAGTTGAGAATTTTATAGAAGATTTTAAGAGTTTAAGAGAAAGAAGATTAAATCAACTATAGCAATGAATAATAAGAGTGCTAATTTAGGTTCAATTAGTAGCTCTGATCTCATAGATGCAAAGCTTGAAGAGCATCAGCTTTGTGGATCGAAACAGTGCCCTGGTTGTGGACATAAGCTCGAATCGAAGCCGGTAcggattataatttttattgatttctcATTTAACATAGtaatattcttgagcttgtaatagatttttgaacaaaaagaaagaatattgaaaacccaaaaaataaaaataaaaaacaagaaTTATGCTTCATGTTTATATTCTCAATTTTTTGTTCTCTTTTtagttcttttttgttttttctttgaaCAAAAACCAAATTGAGTTAAACTAAAGATTTGCTTTCTCCTCACTTGGCGCTCTCTTTCTCTCCTTTTTTttcaagttatttttattttgtaggctttttaaagttattaaataatttattatttcatgTTTATTACATGAATTTGATCATGGAGCTTACAGGATTGGTTAGGTCTACCAGCCGGAGTGAAATTTGATCCAACGGATCAAGAATTAATAGAACACCTCGAATCAAAAGTTGAAGCTAGAGACATGAAATCTCACCCTTTGATTGATGAGTTCATCCCCACCATTGAAGGTGAAGATGGGATTTGTTACACCCATCCTGAGAAACTTCCAGGTTACATACTTAATCaatactaatattttatattttttttccacCTTTGCTTGTATAAATGATCAATCTTATTAGGTTTTACCGTTACACATATATTTTCTTGAACTATGGTTTTGCTATGacttttatagaaaaaaatgtAACATTTGAGTTATAGTATATAGTTTGTTACACCTAAGTGAACCTAACTTTGAAAAACGTAATTTCTTGCAGGAGTTACAAGAGATGGATTGAGCAGGCATTTTTTTCATAGACCGTCGAAGGCGTACACGACCGGAACACGAAAACGAAGGAAAATTCAAACGGAATGTGACTTACAAGGTGGCGAAACGAGGTGGCATAAAACCGGCAAGACCCGGCCGGTAATGGTGAACGGAAAACAAAAAGGGTGCAAGAAAATATTAGTGCTGTATACCAACTTTGGAAAGAACCGAAAACCCGAGAAGACTAATTGGGTTATGCACCAATACCATTTGGGTCAGCATGAGGAGGAGAAAGAAGGGGAGCTTGTGGTTTCGAAGATATTTTATCAGACTCAGCCGCGGCAGTGTAATTGGACTGATCGGAGTGCAATTACTACCGGCGAAGGGAGTAGTGATCCAAATAGTAGAAGAGATAGTGGGAGTGGGAGTTGTTCTTCTAAAGAAATAATTCCAAATAGAGATGAGATTACCGGAGCTGGTGTTGCTGCTGCATTTTCAAGCTACGCCTCAGCGGCGGCCGCCATGGATATGCAGCAATTAAAAGCTGATCATTTTGGGTTTCCACCTTTCAGAAAAAGCTTTGATGAGGTATTTATATGCATAAATATGGATATCTTCTTCTTCACTCTATTACTTATCCAAAAACTATGAtcaaaagcaaaaaatttaatgaaaataatttatatgacAATAGGTATTGTTTGTTTGTCATATAAACGatgatctttaaattttatcagttcGGTTCAATATTTATTCGATTGTTGTCAATTCATTTAGAGTTGGTATAGCACGATATTATACGTCTATATAATATTAAGTCATGTCAATTTCAAATGAGTCATTGAAATATTTTACAATGCTCGTACCAGAGTTCATAAGAATTAGTCATAACGTCGAAAAAATAAAGGTTCTAGCTAGGGTtacatttttcaaattcattgcTTGCAAATTAAGCATGAACCCTCTCTATGGACCTTTATTGATTATATATCTTTGTCAGCTAACACATTAATGATTCATAGTTTACCCACAGAAATTAAGTGGTACGTAACATTAAAATAGAACCAAATTTTCAAAGCCGATAGAAAAATAGTTATTGTCTGAAAATAGACAAGTTAGCAAACTACTGGTTCGTTCATGTAATAAGGTTATGTCTATTTTCAGGTGGGGATAGCAGAAGCTTCAACCGCAAGGGAAAACCCAGGCACGTGTGATGAGATTCGAGAGCACCATCAGAGACCACATCATGTGGCCCatgatcatcatcatcatcatcatcaacagCAACACCATTTACACCATCAGATTGCTACGACAGCGTTTCATATCAGTAGGCCTTCACATCCGATTTCCACCATCATCTCTCCACCGTCTCTTCATCACACCTCCATCATTCTCGATGATGATCCCTATCATGTCTCCAGATTAATGCTTCAAAACGAAATCCaggtaaatatatatatcatttttgtaataatactAGAAACTGGTTCAACTCGGCCGAGTTTGACTTGGTGCATGAAAGGTTAAGTAAGTTGGTAGCCTCATGATAGAGAGGATTCAGCTACCGATACAGACATTTTCTCTCTCTCCCTCTCACCATTttcatgaaaaagaaaaagatttcaTTTGCTACTGAGTTAACTATTTGTAGTAATTGAGTGATACCAACGTTCTTTCCTTTTTCAACTCGCAAATTCATATTGCAATGAAAATGATTTTAGTAATACTAAGCAAAATTAGGCtactattcatttttttataaaacgttttatttgttaataaccaaatttttattttataatatgggaaaattatttaatcaatttcAGTTAATAATTGCTTATATTACTCTATTCAGCCACTCGTTGGCCTACAATCAATTAATTAAGGTTATGttgctcaaaaaataaaaattcaattactGACATATAACAAATGAAATATAGGCAACTATAAAAATGcatagtaaaaatattttaacctaGCAAAATTCATTTCATGGTGGAACTCAACTGAGTCAGACTCATTTTACACATGAGGAGACGACTCAGTGAGTCAGTCTTGCTTTTAGTGTCGGTGTGTCGCCTAAATTGAACACAAATAACCTGTCATTTCACTTTTCAACTCTCTTTAAAGACATGATGATTAAGATTTAGCAATACTTTTTGTTCTAATGGGCTCTCTTACAGCAACAGCAGCAACAGAATCAGCAGCACCACCACCAACAGCAACAGCAGCAGCAACATCATAAAATAGGCGGAGGAAGGTCGGCGTCTGGTCTGGAAGAACTCATTATGGGCTGCACTTCATCATCGGATCATATAAAAGAAGTGAGTACCAACTTTTTGACTCTGAATTTCATGAAACTCTTCTTTCTCATTAACCCAAGAAAAAGAAATCAAACAAAAAGTAAGCTAAGTATTttaaaacaagaaaagaaagaaaaattatttgttttttatagtttt is a window of Mercurialis annua linkage group LG2, ddMerAnnu1.2, whole genome shotgun sequence DNA encoding:
- the LOC126670247 gene encoding NAC domain-containing protein 75 isoform X1: MNNKSANLGSISSSDLIDAKLEEHQLCGSKQCPGCGHKLESKPDWLGLPAGVKFDPTDQELIEHLESKVEARDMKSHPLIDEFIPTIEGEDGICYTHPEKLPGVTRDGLSRHFFHRPSKAYTTGTRKRRKIQTECDLQGGETRWHKTGKTRPVMVNGKQKGCKKILVLYTNFGKNRKPEKTNWVMHQYHLGQHEEEKEGELVVSKIFYQTQPRQCNWTDRSAITTGEGSSDPNSRRDSGSGSCSSKEIIPNRDEITGAGVAAAFSSYASAAAAMDMQQLKADHFGFPPFRKSFDEVGIAEASTARENPGTCDEIREHHQRPHHVAHDHHHHHHQQQHHLHHQIATTAFHISRPSHPISTIISPPSLHHTSIILDDDPYHVSRLMLQNEIQQQQQQNQQHHHQQQQQQQHHKIGGGRSASGLEELIMGCTSSSDHIKEESSIANPQEADWLKYSSFWPDPDNQDHHG
- the LOC126670247 gene encoding NAC domain-containing protein 75 isoform X2, whose protein sequence is MNNKSANLGSISSSDLIDAKLEEHQLCGSKQCPGCGHKLESKPDWLGLPAGVKFDPTDQELIEHLESKVEARDMKSHPLIDEFIPTIEGEDGICYTHPEKLPGVTRDGLSRHFFHRPSKAYTTGTRKRRKIQTECDLQGGETRWHKTGKTRPVMVNGKQKGCKKILVLYTNFGKNRKPEKTNWVMHQYHLGQHEEEKEGELVVSKIFYQTQPRQCNWTDRSAITTGEGSSDPNSRRDSGSGSCSSKEIIPNRDEITGAGVAAAFSSYASAAAAMDMQQLKADHFGFPPFRKSFDEVGIAEASTARENPGTCDEIREHHQRPHHVAHDHHHHHHQQQHHLHHQIATTAFHISRPSHPISTIISPPSLHHTSIILDDDPYHVSRLMLQNEIQQQQNQQHHHQQQQQQQHHKIGGGRSASGLEELIMGCTSSSDHIKEESSIANPQEADWLKYSSFWPDPDNQDHHG